From Candidatus Edwardsbacteria bacterium, the proteins below share one genomic window:
- the cmk gene encoding (d)CMP kinase has protein sequence MGKEMVIAIDGPAASGKSTTAKLVAQKLGYLYIDTGAMYRAMALKAFQDNISLNDIDAVSRMVESTVINQKPGPDGVQTLLDGRDVSLEIRTPEMSKAASDISAISTVRKRLVKLQQDMGRQGGVVMEGRDITTVVFPDADIKVFMKAGISQRAQRRMDELKTKGAECSLEDIEKQIAERDAQDSQRADSPLTCTPDSLVIDTSTLSIEQQMEQVLEAVRQKAGIA, from the coding sequence ATGGGCAAGGAAATGGTCATAGCTATAGACGGACCGGCGGCCTCGGGCAAAAGCACCACCGCCAAGCTGGTGGCCCAGAAGCTGGGGTATCTCTATATCGACACCGGCGCCATGTATCGGGCCATGGCCTTAAAAGCCTTTCAGGATAATATCTCCTTAAACGATATCGATGCTGTCAGCAGAATGGTGGAGTCGACCGTCATCAACCAAAAGCCCGGACCCGACGGGGTCCAGACATTGTTGGACGGCCGGGATGTCAGCCTCGAAATCAGGACCCCGGAGATGTCAAAAGCCGCCTCGGATATCTCGGCCATCTCGACGGTCCGCAAAAGACTGGTCAAACTACAGCAGGATATGGGCCGTCAGGGCGGGGTGGTGATGGAGGGCCGGGATATCACCACGGTGGTGTTTCCCGATGCCGATATCAAGGTATTCATGAAGGCCGGCATCTCCCAGCGGGCCCAGCGTCGGATGGATGAATTAAAAACCAAGGGCGCCGAGTGCAGCCTGGAGGACATAGAGAAACAGATAGCGGAACGCGACGCCCAGGACAGCCAGCGGGCCGACAGCCCCTTAACCTGCACTCCTGATTCACTGGTGATAGACACTTCGACCCTAAGCATCGAACAGCAGATGGAGCAGGTGCTGGAGGCCGTCCGGCAGAAAGCGGGGATTGCTTAG
- a CDS encoding histidinol-phosphate transaminase, whose protein sequence is MIPQPRENIGSISPYIPGKPIEEVRRELGLKGKIIKLASNENPLGPSKLAVKAIRKALKEINLYPDDGCYALGKRLSDHLGVNENQLIFGNGSVDIIEFITKTFVSPGDQVVLADQAFIMYKIAAKMADARPEIIPLKNYTHDLEAMAQAVTPQTKIVYIANPNNPTGTMVNHDQLKAFAKAVPESCVIVLDEAYSEYIIRSDFPRSLDLLKEHSNIIILHTFSKIYGLAGLRLGYGIGHPELIASVRKVRLPFNIGLLSQAGCLAALDDVKHLERSRQVNDAGKEFLYRQFEKMKLFYVPSEGNFILIDPKLDSMEVFTRLQKRGVIIRPVKNYGLPTALRITIGTEKQNKKLVSSLKKVLKEVRRSQ, encoded by the coding sequence ATGATACCCCAGCCAAGAGAGAATATCGGTTCCATCAGTCCTTATATTCCAGGCAAGCCAATTGAAGAGGTACGCCGGGAGCTGGGGCTTAAGGGCAAAATAATCAAACTGGCCTCCAATGAAAATCCACTGGGCCCGTCAAAGCTGGCAGTTAAGGCCATTCGCAAGGCGCTAAAGGAGATCAATCTGTATCCCGATGACGGCTGTTATGCCCTGGGCAAGAGGCTGTCCGACCACCTGGGGGTGAACGAGAACCAGCTGATATTCGGCAACGGCTCGGTGGACATCATCGAGTTCATAACCAAGACCTTTGTATCCCCGGGCGACCAGGTGGTACTGGCCGACCAGGCCTTCATCATGTATAAAATTGCCGCCAAGATGGCCGATGCCAGGCCGGAGATAATCCCCTTGAAGAACTATACTCACGATCTGGAGGCCATGGCCCAGGCTGTTACCCCGCAAACCAAAATAGTTTATATAGCCAACCCCAACAATCCCACCGGAACCATGGTCAATCACGACCAGCTGAAGGCCTTCGCAAAGGCAGTTCCCGAGAGCTGTGTGATAGTGCTGGACGAGGCTTATTCCGAATATATAATCCGAAGCGATTTCCCCAGAAGCCTGGACTTGTTAAAGGAACACTCGAATATAATAATCCTGCATACCTTCTCAAAGATATACGGCCTGGCAGGGCTAAGGTTGGGTTACGGCATCGGCCATCCGGAGTTGATTGCTTCGGTCAGAAAAGTTCGACTGCCGTTTAATATCGGATTGCTGTCCCAGGCCGGGTGCTTAGCCGCCTTGGATGATGTCAAACATCTGGAGCGCAGCCGCCAGGTAAACGATGCCGGCAAGGAATTTTTATATCGCCAGTTCGAGAAGATGAAACTGTTCTATGTTCCATCGGAGGGTAATTTCATACTTATCGACCCCAAGCTGGACTCGATGGAGGTCTTCACCCGTCTGCAGAAGCGGGGCGTCATCATTCGTCCGGTAAAGAACTACGGACTGCCCACCGCCTTAAGGATCACCATCGGCACCGAGAAACAGAACAAGAAGCTGGTAAGCTCTTTGAAAAAGGTCCTCAAGGAGGTCCGCCGATCGCAATAA
- the ispH gene encoding 4-hydroxy-3-methylbut-2-enyl diphosphate reductase: MKIEVAKRAGFCFGVKRAVKLAYETAAKSKQTVCTLGPIIHNPQVVKDLESWGVKVIEKPSRVKQGVLIIRSHGVHPRVLQQLRAKKGLSIIDATCPFVTKAQNAAACLRDEGRQVIIIGEKEHPEVIALKGYAGRDSVVFNHNAVKVGPRIGVLAQTTLSTDDFVKALMYLGSKTNDIHLINTICRATQVRQQDTMQLAKRSDLMIVVGGRNSANTSRLAEMCRKVGKPTYHVETEDELKAKWFSKAKLVGVTAGASTPDALVRKVVRRIRDITLNSKLKNQKSKKPSSSR, from the coding sequence ATGAAGATAGAGGTTGCCAAAAGGGCCGGTTTTTGCTTCGGAGTAAAACGGGCGGTCAAGCTGGCCTACGAGACCGCGGCCAAGAGCAAGCAGACGGTTTGCACCCTGGGCCCCATCATCCATAATCCCCAGGTGGTGAAGGATCTGGAGAGTTGGGGGGTCAAGGTCATAGAAAAACCGTCCCGGGTCAAACAGGGCGTTCTGATTATCCGCTCGCACGGGGTGCATCCCAGGGTGCTGCAGCAGCTGAGGGCCAAAAAGGGCCTGAGCATCATCGACGCCACCTGCCCCTTCGTCACCAAGGCTCAGAATGCGGCGGCCTGCCTGCGCGACGAGGGACGCCAAGTGATCATCATCGGCGAGAAGGAGCATCCCGAGGTGATCGCCCTCAAAGGCTACGCCGGCCGGGATTCGGTGGTCTTCAACCACAACGCCGTCAAGGTGGGGCCGAGGATAGGGGTGCTGGCCCAGACCACCCTGTCCACCGATGATTTCGTGAAGGCCCTGATGTACCTGGGATCCAAGACCAACGACATCCACCTGATCAACACCATCTGCCGGGCCACCCAGGTGCGCCAGCAGGACACCATGCAGCTGGCCAAGCGCTCGGACCTGATGATCGTAGTGGGCGGTCGGAACTCGGCCAACACCTCCCGGCTGGCCGAAATGTGCCGCAAGGTGGGAAAGCCCACCTATCATGTGGAGACCGAGGACGAGCTGAAAGCCAAGTGGTTCTCCAAAGCCAAGCTGGTGGGCGTCACCGCCGGGGCCTCCACTCCCGACGCCCTGGTGCGGAAAGTGGTCAGGCGGATCAGGGACATCACTTTAAATTCAAAATTAAAAAATCAAAAATCAAAAAAACCTAGCTCAAGCAGGTGA
- the crcB gene encoding fluoride efflux transporter CrcB encodes MQHLIFIALGGMTGALARYGLSRLVQLSVNEIFPWGTLFVNLSGSLAIGVFFELFDRAVIPSDLRSFIAIGFLGAYTTFSTYSLETINLLREGEIRLCLTNVLLNNILGLLLVIVGMYAAKIVIRSF; translated from the coding sequence ATGCAGCATTTGATTTTTATCGCCTTGGGTGGCATGACAGGGGCTTTGGCCCGCTACGGGCTTTCCCGGCTGGTCCAGTTGTCGGTCAATGAGATATTTCCCTGGGGGACCTTGTTTGTTAATCTGTCTGGCTCCCTGGCCATCGGGGTGTTCTTTGAACTTTTCGACAGGGCGGTTATCCCTTCCGATCTCAGGAGTTTTATTGCCATCGGCTTTTTGGGGGCCTACACCACCTTCTCCACCTATTCCCTGGAGACCATCAATCTTCTGCGGGAGGGTGAGATACGGCTATGCCTGACCAATGTGCTCCTGAATAATATATTGGGACTGCTGCTGGTGATCGTAGGTATGTATGCCGCTAAAATAGTGATCAGATCATTTTAA
- a CDS encoding 1-acyl-sn-glycerol-3-phosphate acyltransferase has protein sequence MIWDSRAFGSRFYRIVWHIVNFGLKYFLGRQITGWEHVPPQGGCIIASNHIAFVDPPFLGTAAPREVIFVAKQELFRFFLIRWLITSLNAMPLRRQGGDAGAIKQILKKLSQGWAVLMFPEGTRSRTENFLPAKSGVGLIARRSLAPVVPAYIQGTNRKLSDLLKGRYKLLARFGPPITAAEIEKYPDSKEGHQQISQLVMDRITRLKENK, from the coding sequence ATGATATGGGACAGCCGGGCTTTTGGTTCCCGCTTCTACCGCATCGTCTGGCACATCGTCAATTTCGGGCTGAAGTATTTTTTGGGACGCCAAATTACAGGTTGGGAGCATGTCCCGCCCCAAGGGGGCTGCATAATCGCCTCCAATCACATAGCTTTTGTCGATCCCCCGTTCCTGGGCACGGCCGCCCCCCGGGAGGTTATCTTCGTGGCCAAGCAGGAGTTGTTCCGGTTCTTTCTGATCCGCTGGCTGATAACATCTTTGAATGCCATGCCTCTTCGGCGTCAGGGCGGGGATGCTGGCGCCATCAAGCAGATCCTGAAAAAACTTTCCCAAGGCTGGGCGGTGCTGATGTTTCCCGAGGGCACCCGCAGCCGCACCGAGAATTTCCTGCCGGCCAAATCTGGGGTGGGGCTGATAGCCCGGCGCAGCCTGGCCCCGGTGGTGCCGGCCTACATCCAGGGCACTAACCGGAAACTGTCCGACCTGCTGAAAGGGAGATATAAACTGCTGGCCAGATTCGGCCCGCCCATCACCGCCGCCGAGATAGAAAAGTATCCCGACAGCAAGGAGGGGCACCAGCAGATCAGCCAGTTAGTGATGGACCGGATAACCCGGCTGAAAGAGAATAAATGA
- a CDS encoding DUF190 domain-containing protein: protein MKLPEQAVLLRVFLGESDKKNGKPLYEQIVLKARELNLAGATVLRGILGFGADSRLHSAKLLELSEDLPVVIEVVDTKENIDRLMPFIDENVTEGLVTLEDIRVIKYRHG, encoded by the coding sequence ATGAAACTTCCAGAGCAGGCAGTATTGCTAAGGGTTTTTTTAGGCGAAAGCGATAAAAAAAACGGTAAGCCTTTATATGAGCAAATAGTGCTTAAGGCCCGTGAATTGAACCTGGCTGGGGCCACGGTCCTTAGGGGAATCCTGGGATTCGGGGCCGACAGCCGTCTTCACAGCGCCAAATTATTGGAGCTGTCCGAGGATCTGCCGGTGGTCATCGAGGTGGTGGATACTAAAGAGAATATCGACCGGCTGATGCCATTCATAGATGAAAATGTCACCGAGGGCCTGGTGACCCTGGAGGATATCAGGGTGATAAAATACCGCCACGGCTGA